CTCCGCGCCCGCGTCGTCGACGGCGGCCGTCAGCACCTCGCCGACCGAGTCGAGGTCCCCGAGCGTGACGATCAGCGTCTCGGTCGCCTCGTAGGGTCGGGATTCGGGGTCGTCCTCGGACTCCCGCGTGCAGTGGGGCGTGCGGTGGGGCGGTCGCTGGGTGACGGTGAATCGAATCGTCCGGACCCGGTCGCCGGGAACCCCGGCGTCGGCGAGGACGCTCCGCAGTCGGGCGGCCCGCTCCGCGACCCCGCGGCGGGCGGCCATCACGTCCGGTTCGACCGCGTTCGACGACAGTTGGACGGTCACCTCGTCGGGCGGTGCGCTCGTCCGGCCGGTCGCGGCGGTGGTGACGGTTCGGTCCGGCATGGCGGTATCGTCGGCGGCCGAGATTTTGTAGTTTACCCGACCGGTGGACGTGGTACCGATTCGCGTCGGCGCATCCGGGGCGTGACGGGTCACCGCGGCAGACTCTCGATACCGACCGTCTTCGCGGTCCGCCATCCCGCGACGACGGCCGAGAGGGTGCCGATGACCAGCACGATGGCCGCCCCGAGCAGCAGCGCCCGGGCCTGGAGTTGGACAAGCCCTTCGAAGCCGACCACGTGCTCG
This genomic window from Halorussus vallis contains:
- a CDS encoding SIMPL domain-containing protein; its protein translation is MPDRTVTTAATGRTSAPPDEVTVQLSSNAVEPDVMAARRGVAERAARLRSVLADAGVPGDRVRTIRFTVTQRPPHRTPHCTRESEDDPESRPYEATETLIVTLGDLDSVGEVLTAAVDDAGAEVDTVNFGFRTETERELDREAVADAAETARKRAEAAAAAEGLRVGDVRSIATDQEAMNRRTASGLGEALQESGSQGPESGPMDVTARVEATYELCEE